One Nostoc punctiforme PCC 73102 DNA window includes the following coding sequences:
- a CDS encoding histidine triad nucleotide-binding protein: protein MSETTETIFSKIIRREIPVDIVYEDNLALAFKDIHPQAPVHILVIPKKPIPTLADAESQDHALLGHLLLTAKRVAEEAGLKNGYRVVINTGDDGGQTVYHLHLHILGGRQLDWPPG from the coding sequence ATGAGTGAAACTACAGAAACGATTTTCAGCAAAATCATTCGTCGGGAAATCCCCGTTGATATTGTTTATGAGGATAATTTAGCCCTGGCCTTCAAAGACATCCACCCCCAAGCGCCTGTTCACATTCTCGTCATTCCTAAAAAACCCATTCCCACCCTAGCTGATGCTGAATCTCAGGATCATGCTTTGTTAGGTCATCTTTTATTAACGGCCAAACGTGTTGCAGAAGAAGCAGGACTGAAAAACGGTTATCGAGTTGTCATCAATACTGGTGATGATGGTGGTCAGACAGTCTATCACTTACATTTGCATATTTTGGGAGGACGGCAATTAGACTGGCCCCCTGGTTGA
- a CDS encoding APC family permease codes for MSKSIVSTKRLSSQLMNWLLEEDRREKKGPYRKEEAHRQHSWWQVMCLTGVDYFSTLGYQPGIAALAAGALSPIATLILVLLTLFGALPIYRRIAAESPHGEGSIAMLERLLPWWQGKLLVLCLLGFVATDFIITITLSAADATAHIIENPLTPHWFHEQTIAITLILVALLGAVFLRGFREAIGIAVVLVATYLLLNFIVVSVGVFQILTHPGAIANWQTALFARHSNPFILIGISLLIFPKLALGLSGFETGVTVMPLVKGNSSDTRQYSKGRIRNTRKLLTSAALIMSFFLLTTSFITTLLIPVAEFASGGKANGRALAYLAHLHLGNAFGTIYDLSTISILWFAGASAMAGLLNIVPRYLPRYGMAPNWARVTRPLVLVYTAIAFVVTIIFRANVEAQGGAYATGVLVLITSAAFAVTLSAHRHREKRARLIFATITLLFLYTTIVNIIERPEGIRIAGFFIGAIIFTSLVSRVWRSTELRAERIEVDELAAQFLAEESQGAIRLIANRLNKGDVLEYFMKEKEVREDNHIPPNDPILFLEIQVSDASEFADIIKVRGVQVGDYRILRAESAAVPNAIAALLLYIRDQTGKIPHAYFGWVEGNPIQYLLRFILFGEGDIAVVTREVLRRAEKNPQRRPGVHVGG; via the coding sequence ATGAGTAAATCAATTGTTTCAACAAAACGGCTCAGTAGCCAGTTAATGAACTGGTTGCTTGAAGAAGACCGACGAGAGAAGAAAGGGCCTTACCGCAAGGAAGAAGCACATCGCCAGCATTCTTGGTGGCAGGTAATGTGTTTGACTGGTGTCGATTATTTCTCCACCCTTGGCTATCAACCTGGGATTGCAGCACTCGCAGCTGGCGCTCTTTCTCCTATCGCTACCCTGATTCTAGTTTTGCTGACGCTCTTTGGAGCATTGCCAATCTATCGGCGAATTGCTGCCGAAAGCCCTCATGGTGAAGGGTCGATCGCAATGTTAGAGCGTTTGCTCCCTTGGTGGCAAGGCAAATTACTTGTGCTATGCTTACTCGGCTTTGTGGCAACCGACTTTATTATTACCATTACGCTGTCGGCTGCTGATGCTACAGCCCATATCATCGAAAATCCCCTTACTCCACATTGGTTTCACGAGCAGACGATCGCAATAACCCTAATATTAGTTGCATTACTAGGCGCAGTTTTCTTGAGAGGTTTCCGAGAAGCGATTGGGATTGCAGTAGTCTTGGTAGCAACTTATCTGCTGTTAAACTTCATTGTCGTTAGCGTCGGTGTATTTCAAATTTTAACTCACCCAGGAGCGATCGCTAACTGGCAGACTGCACTTTTTGCCCGCCATTCCAATCCTTTTATCTTAATCGGTATATCTCTTTTGATATTTCCCAAGCTAGCACTGGGATTATCAGGCTTTGAGACTGGCGTAACCGTGATGCCCCTTGTTAAAGGTAACAGCAGTGACACTCGCCAATATTCCAAAGGGCGGATTAGGAATACACGCAAGCTGCTCACCAGTGCTGCTCTGATTATGAGCTTCTTTTTGCTCACCACTAGTTTTATAACCACTCTACTGATTCCAGTGGCAGAATTTGCATCTGGGGGCAAAGCTAACGGACGCGCCCTTGCTTATTTAGCACATTTGCATCTAGGCAACGCCTTTGGCACAATTTACGATCTAAGTACTATTTCCATTTTGTGGTTTGCAGGTGCATCTGCAATGGCGGGGCTGCTGAATATTGTGCCTCGCTACCTACCACGCTATGGTATGGCTCCTAATTGGGCACGAGTAACGCGACCTTTGGTGTTAGTCTACACTGCGATCGCATTTGTTGTCACAATTATCTTTAGGGCAAATGTGGAAGCCCAAGGTGGGGCTTATGCAACTGGTGTGCTTGTATTAATCACTTCAGCAGCCTTTGCTGTTACCTTATCAGCCCACCGTCACAGAGAGAAGCGGGCAAGACTGATTTTTGCTACTATTACACTGTTATTTTTATATACCACTATTGTTAACATCATCGAAAGACCAGAGGGGATTAGGATTGCTGGGTTTTTCATCGGTGCAATCATTTTTACTTCCCTGGTTTCTCGTGTTTGGCGTTCAACGGAACTGCGAGCAGAGCGGATCGAAGTTGACGAACTTGCTGCCCAATTCCTTGCTGAAGAGAGCCAAGGAGCAATACGACTGATTGCAAATCGGTTGAATAAGGGTGATGTCCTAGAGTATTTTATGAAAGAGAAAGAGGTACGCGAAGATAACCATATTCCGCCCAACGATCCAATCCTTTTTCTAGAGATTCAGGTATCAGATGCTTCAGAATTTGCGGATATCATCAAAGTAAGAGGGGTGCAGGTTGGTGATTATCGCATCTTGCGGGCTGAGAGTGCAGCAGTCCCCAATGCGATCGCAGCTTTACTGCTGTATATTCGTGACCAAACAGGTAAGATTCCCCATGCTTACTTCGGCTGGGTTGAGGGAAATCCCATACAATACTTACTGCGTTTTATCTTGTTTGGAGAGGGCGATATTGCTGTAGTCACCCGTGAAGTACTGCGTCGGGCTGAAAAGAATCCCCAGAGGCGACCTGGCGTTCATGTCGGGGGTTGA
- a CDS encoding L,D-transpeptidase, which yields MFLKTKILFLITIIVCFTEGFLSGYFKKLSSNKAITQQSQSPPKIPPSKNNTTHKISIRVKRGARQVYVYQDKQVLKSFPIAIGKSGWETPLGNYQVIYMKKNPIFKNFKTGNIIMPGANNPLGKRVIVFKIYKKSHLAFHGTNQDKLIGKAVSHGCIRMLNKDVIALYELVNIGTPINVLP from the coding sequence ATGTTTTTAAAAACAAAAATATTATTTTTGATAACTATTATAGTATGTTTCACAGAAGGTTTTTTATCAGGATATTTCAAGAAATTATCATCTAATAAAGCAATTACGCAACAATCACAATCTCCACCTAAAATACCTCCATCTAAGAATAATACTACTCACAAAATTAGTATTAGAGTCAAGCGTGGCGCACGCCAAGTTTATGTATATCAGGATAAACAAGTCTTAAAAAGTTTTCCTATTGCTATTGGTAAATCTGGTTGGGAAACCCCACTTGGCAATTACCAAGTTATTTATATGAAAAAAAACCCAATCTTTAAAAACTTCAAGACAGGTAATATTATCATGCCAGGTGCTAACAACCCATTAGGAAAGCGTGTGATTGTATTCAAAATATATAAAAAATCTCATCTAGCTTTTCATGGCACAAATCAGGACAAACTCATTGGTAAAGCTGTGTCTCATGGTTGTATTCGGATGCTCAATAAAGATGTAATCGCATTGTACGAATTGGTTAATATTGGAACTCCCATAAATGTTTTACCTTAG
- a CDS encoding CHAT domain-containing protein, with the protein MSLLEHILQKVLEKIASVIAVFSQLFLYFPCGRKASNIEIAIAGYKLLQEKFYTREAFPQDWAWIQNELGCAYNCRIRGETAENLELAIEAFKSALPIYIGGRFSNEWAKTQTNLGITYCYRLRGDKNNNLEAAIKSFELALQVYSCEGFPENWAWTQNQIGYAYMQLEKEDVNNIEKAIQAFELALQVYTVDKFTSDWAITQNNLANAYLKRQQGNKEDNLEQAIHIFNSVLKKLINKQYPSQWAKIKNNLGMAYIKRKNGYKKDNLKLAVQAFESALQIYNSDDFPHEWATTQGNIGYAYQNAENYTKAHTAFAAAINIAESLRAEIISGSGIEVDKQKLAEEWNPYYQNIIEVCLELAQDQPQYFADAMEYAELSKSRNLVELLTTKNLYPKEDFYDRQGKQEYYERHCKELDELRRKNSSKQRQKESQEELKSLRKKRDELLKEINYIDKTFKFTQKVNKISFSEMQALVKEDTVLIEWYITNSKIITFIVKHNKESEIKNIPLVLTFSSEDLDSLISLCKQYLQAYYATDKEKWQSKLNSQFRELAKILHIEEILSHIPETCNRLILVPHRFLHLLPLHALPLSEEQNKCLLDEFEGGVRYAPSCQLLQLSQRLQRTEFSNLFAVQNPKNVLASLKYAKLEVDVIRSFFSSNYVLQETDASEVTLKVSENLPSSHCCHFCCHGEFDLKSPLESALLLAEHGSETQKEDGRLTLAEIFGLTLDKCRLVTLSGCETGMVDPDSISDEYIGLPSSFLFAGSPSIVASLWKVNDISTALLMIKFYENLIEHWNKSSELEESAVAIALNKAQIWLRDLTRTQFKQSIEQWTKQPLEQWIESLSLNYIDQFNLRSFFSTRTELEQWIENLSIRRTDKFYLERSLLQHQDEEQPFCQPYHWAAFCAIGQ; encoded by the coding sequence ATGAGTTTGTTGGAACATATATTACAAAAAGTTTTAGAAAAGATTGCCTCAGTTATTGCTGTATTCAGTCAGCTATTCTTGTATTTTCCTTGTGGTAGAAAAGCCAGTAATATAGAAATAGCTATTGCTGGGTATAAACTTCTACAAGAAAAATTCTATACCCGTGAGGCTTTTCCCCAAGACTGGGCATGGATTCAAAATGAACTTGGTTGTGCCTACAATTGCCGGATAAGAGGTGAGACGGCGGAAAACCTGGAACTAGCAATTGAAGCTTTCAAATCAGCTTTGCCAATTTACATTGGTGGACGTTTTAGTAACGAATGGGCTAAGACACAAACTAATCTTGGCATTACTTACTGTTACCGCCTCAGAGGAGATAAGAATAACAATTTAGAAGCAGCAATTAAGTCTTTTGAATTAGCTTTGCAAGTTTACAGTTGCGAAGGTTTTCCTGAAAATTGGGCGTGGACTCAAAATCAAATTGGTTATGCTTATATGCAATTAGAAAAAGAAGATGTAAATAATATAGAAAAAGCAATACAGGCTTTTGAATTAGCTTTGCAAGTTTACACTGTTGATAAATTTACTAGCGATTGGGCTATAACTCAAAATAATCTTGCTAATGCTTATCTTAAAAGACAACAAGGAAATAAGGAAGATAATTTAGAACAAGCAATTCATATTTTCAATTCAGTACTAAAAAAATTAATTAATAAACAATATCCCAGCCAATGGGCTAAAATCAAAAATAATCTTGGAATGGCTTATATTAAAAGAAAAAATGGATATAAAAAAGATAATTTAAAGTTGGCAGTTCAGGCTTTTGAATCAGCTTTACAAATCTATAATAGTGATGATTTTCCCCATGAGTGGGCAACAACTCAAGGTAATATTGGATATGCCTACCAAAATGCTGAAAACTACACTAAAGCTCATACAGCCTTTGCTGCTGCAATTAATATTGCAGAATCTCTCCGAGCAGAAATAATCTCTGGCTCTGGGATTGAAGTAGATAAACAAAAATTGGCTGAAGAATGGAATCCTTATTATCAAAACATAATAGAAGTTTGTTTAGAACTAGCTCAAGATCAGCCTCAGTACTTTGCTGATGCTATGGAATACGCTGAACTTAGTAAGTCTCGCAACCTTGTTGAACTACTAACAACCAAAAACTTATATCCCAAAGAAGACTTCTATGACAGACAAGGGAAACAAGAATACTATGAAAGACATTGCAAAGAACTTGATGAATTGCGAAGAAAAAATTCAAGTAAACAACGGCAGAAAGAAAGCCAAGAAGAATTAAAATCATTGCGAAAGAAACGAGATGAACTTTTAAAAGAAATTAATTACATAGACAAAACGTTTAAATTTACTCAGAAAGTTAATAAAATCTCTTTTAGTGAGATGCAAGCTTTAGTAAAAGAAGATACTGTACTCATTGAGTGGTATATTACTAATAGTAAAATTATTACTTTTATCGTTAAGCATAATAAAGAGTCAGAAATAAAAAACATACCTCTTGTATTGACATTCTCATCCGAAGATTTAGACAGTTTAATCAGTTTGTGTAAACAATACCTCCAAGCTTACTATGCAACAGATAAAGAAAAGTGGCAAAGCAAACTGAATAGTCAGTTTAGGGAATTAGCAAAGATTCTGCATATCGAAGAAATACTATCTCATATTCCTGAAACTTGTAATCGATTGATATTAGTCCCCCACCGCTTCTTACATTTGTTACCCCTACACGCTCTACCTTTATCCGAAGAACAAAATAAATGTCTTTTAGACGAATTTGAAGGTGGTGTGCGTTATGCTCCTAGTTGCCAACTGTTGCAATTAAGCCAAAGACTGCAACGTACTGAATTTAGCAATTTGTTCGCTGTTCAGAATCCCAAAAATGTTTTGGCTAGCCTAAAATATGCCAAGTTAGAAGTTGACGTTATCCGCTCATTTTTTTCCTCTAATTATGTATTGCAAGAGACAGATGCCAGCGAAGTTACCCTCAAGGTCAGTGAAAACCTACCTTCATCTCATTGTTGCCACTTTTGTTGTCATGGTGAGTTTGACCTGAAATCTCCTTTAGAATCAGCACTACTATTAGCCGAACATGGGTCTGAAACACAAAAAGAAGATGGAAGGCTTACCCTAGCCGAAATTTTTGGACTAACTCTTGATAAATGCCGCCTTGTCACTCTCTCAGGCTGCGAAACAGGAATGGTAGATCCTGATAGTATCAGTGATGAATACATTGGTCTACCTAGTAGCTTCTTATTTGCAGGCAGTCCCAGCATTGTCGCTAGTCTCTGGAAAGTGAATGATATTTCTACTGCCTTGTTGATGATCAAATTTTACGAAAACTTAATAGAACATTGGAATAAGTCTTCCGAACTAGAAGAAAGTGCTGTAGCCATTGCACTCAACAAAGCTCAGATATGGTTGCGGGATTTAACGAGAACGCAATTTAAGCAGTCGATTGAGCAGTGGACTAAGCAGCCGCTTGAGCAGTGGATTGAAAGTTTGTCCCTTAATTATATAGATCAATTTAACCTAAGAAGCTTTTTTTCAACGAGGACGGAATTAGAGCAATGGATTGAAAATTTATCCATCAGGCGCACTGACAAATTCTATCTAGAACGCTCTCTTCTTCAGCATCAAGATGAAGAACAACCATTTTGTCAGCCTTATCACTGGGCAGCATTCTGTGCTATTGGTCAATAA
- a CDS encoding response regulator yields the protein MSQSNVIRILLADDHPILGQALTMFLQCESDMTVIGHAGDGREALELFHQHQPDVALMDLRMPKMEGADAIAAICAKFKHARIVVLTTFDGDEDIYRGLRAGAKGYLLKGAEPNELLDAIRTVHKGQKYIPPTIAAKLAERMSSEELSDRELEVLRLIAKGKNNQQISNVLNIAESTVRFHTNNIFGKLNVSDRTQALVTALNRGIVRL from the coding sequence ATGAGTCAATCTAATGTCATTCGTATCCTACTTGCTGACGATCATCCCATCTTGGGACAAGCTTTAACAATGTTTCTTCAATGTGAGTCAGATATGACTGTAATCGGCCATGCTGGCGACGGGCGAGAAGCGTTAGAACTTTTCCACCAACATCAACCTGATGTGGCGCTGATGGATTTGCGAATGCCGAAGATGGAAGGTGCTGATGCGATCGCAGCCATCTGTGCTAAGTTTAAACACGCCCGAATCGTTGTGTTGACTACCTTTGATGGCGATGAAGATATCTATCGCGGATTGCGGGCTGGTGCAAAGGGCTATCTCCTTAAAGGTGCGGAACCGAACGAACTCTTGGATGCGATTCGCACTGTTCATAAAGGACAAAAGTATATTCCGCCAACTATAGCAGCCAAGCTAGCTGAACGGATGAGTAGTGAGGAATTGAGCGATCGTGAGTTGGAAGTGCTGCGCCTGATCGCCAAGGGTAAGAATAACCAGCAGATTAGCAATGTCCTCAATATTGCTGAGAGTACCGTCAGGTTCCATACCAATAATATTTTCGGAAAGTTGAACGTTAGCGATCGGACTCAAGCCCTAGTCACTGCACTGAATCGAGGGATTGTCAGGCTGTAG
- a CDS encoding PAS domain S-box protein, producing MFNKISYLQYFLSLPVKPSLRTVLIIPFILQILAVASLTGYLSFKNGQKAVNNIATRLLSEISQRVQQNLHTFLETPQQINQNNANAIKLGQLDVQDLTVLEHYFFDQLEVFNQVSLIGFANTNKEFISAEIFPDGSLTIRASGKSTKYNLRTYTTNKQSTRTGIKDFGKPYDTQRRNWYNKAIAKQRPVWSEIYPHNSGIALYIAASQPAYDKQGNLQGVLLSNLNLSKIGTFLQNLKIGKTGISFIVERHSGRLVATSTNEKPFHSNNFKTQLAENRIKPFLAIDSKDKKTQCTSKYLKSKFNEFKSINSSQQLYFSIDGKRQFIRVLPFQDNRGLDWLIVVVVPENDFMEEINANTRTTIVLCIVALIVAVAVGVLILRWIAEPVLALKKSALALAQGEWEKRIKIERSDELGELARSFNNMADQLQAKFSEMQDLNKALLQSETRLKQFLDAVPVAISINDPYGEIYYNNRAVQKLISVDLLPSIKPEKIAEYYQIYLAETDYLYPTDELPIMYSLVGKTVHIDNMEFRHPNKTIPIEVLSTPIFDESGKVIYALTVCIDITERKKAEKILADYNSVLEQQVTQRTLELQREIAERKQAEVALLESETRFRLLAEATFEAIAITEQGILLDTNQTCAEMFGYELSELLGMRVMDFTAPEYREQVMQKIRSGDEGIYETVCLRKDGSTFPAEIRARVMSYRGRTIRMAAIQDITSRKQAEEATVLAERNRLAQEIHDTLAQAFTVVIVHLDTASRKLTTDIEVAQKLIKAGRDLAHSGLTEARRSIKALRSQLLEDGNIFNALNRFATQMFSPSNTHIVCQLIGEIYPLSPDVENNLLRIGQEALTNAFKYAQAGEIQIELAYQESQCSLRIKDDGQGFDIASVSVINSFGLLVMSERAECIGAKLTIQSSPGQGTEVSVLVYRE from the coding sequence TTGTTTAACAAAATATCATATCTTCAATACTTTCTTTCTCTTCCCGTTAAACCTTCTCTGCGAACCGTTCTGATTATTCCCTTTATTCTGCAAATTTTAGCGGTGGCGAGTTTAACAGGTTATCTCTCATTCAAAAATGGGCAAAAAGCAGTAAATAATATTGCCACACGGCTACTAAGTGAAATTAGCCAGCGTGTTCAGCAGAATCTGCATACTTTTCTTGAAACTCCCCAACAAATTAATCAGAATAATGCTAATGCTATTAAACTTGGTCAATTAGATGTACAAGATTTGACCGTCTTAGAACATTATTTTTTTGACCAGTTAGAAGTATTTAATCAAGTAAGTCTAATTGGATTTGCAAATACGAATAAAGAGTTTATTTCAGCAGAAATATTTCCTGATGGCTCTTTGACAATCAGAGCATCTGGTAAATCAACTAAGTATAATTTGCGGACTTATACTACTAATAAACAAAGCACACGCACGGGAATAAAGGATTTTGGCAAACCTTATGATACTCAAAGACGTAATTGGTATAACAAAGCGATAGCAAAACAAAGACCAGTTTGGAGTGAAATTTATCCTCATAATTCTGGCATTGCTTTGTACATCGCTGCTAGTCAGCCTGCTTACGATAAACAGGGAAATTTGCAAGGTGTATTACTCTCAAATTTAAACTTATCTAAAATTGGCACTTTTCTGCAAAATTTAAAAATTGGTAAAACAGGAATAAGTTTTATTGTTGAGCGTCATTCTGGAAGATTGGTAGCAACCTCAACTAATGAAAAGCCTTTCCACTCAAATAATTTTAAAACACAATTAGCAGAAAATAGAATTAAGCCATTTTTGGCTATAGATAGTAAGGATAAAAAAACACAATGCACTAGTAAATATTTAAAAAGTAAATTTAATGAATTTAAGTCAATTAATAGCTCACAGCAATTATATTTTTCGATAGATGGTAAGCGGCAGTTTATTCGAGTTTTACCCTTCCAAGATAATCGGGGACTTGACTGGTTAATTGTGGTAGTCGTCCCAGAAAATGACTTCATGGAAGAAATTAATGCTAATACCCGCACCACTATTGTGCTGTGTATTGTTGCTTTGATAGTGGCTGTAGCTGTCGGTGTTTTGATTTTACGGTGGATTGCTGAACCAGTTCTAGCTTTAAAAAAATCAGCTTTAGCACTTGCTCAAGGTGAATGGGAAAAAAGAATAAAAATAGAGCGTTCCGATGAATTGGGGGAATTAGCCAGATCATTTAATAATATGGCGGATCAACTCCAAGCAAAATTTTCGGAAATGCAGGATTTAAATAAGGCTTTATTGCAGAGTGAAACCCGCCTGAAGCAATTTCTTGATGCTGTGCCTGTAGCTATTTCGATAAACGATCCGTATGGGGAAATTTACTATAATAATCGAGCTGTGCAAAAATTAATCAGCGTAGACTTATTGCCATCTATCAAACCCGAAAAGATAGCAGAATATTATCAAATTTATCTAGCTGAAACTGACTACTTATACCCTACTGATGAACTACCAATTATGTATTCTTTGGTAGGTAAAACAGTCCACATTGATAATATGGAGTTTCGCCACCCTAATAAAACTATCCCTATAGAAGTTTTAAGCACCCCAATTTTTGATGAATCAGGGAAAGTAATATATGCGCTCACTGTTTGTATTGATATTACCGAACGCAAAAAAGCAGAGAAGATCCTAGCTGATTATAATTCCGTTTTAGAGCAACAGGTTACTCAACGTACCCTGGAGCTACAACGAGAAATCGCTGAACGCAAGCAGGCAGAAGTAGCACTTCTAGAAAGCGAGACGCGATTTCGGCTGTTGGCAGAGGCAACATTTGAAGCGATCGCTATTACCGAACAAGGCATACTTTTAGATACTAACCAAACCTGTGCTGAGATGTTTGGTTATGAACTTTCGGAGTTGCTTGGTATGCGTGTCATGGATTTTACTGCTCCTGAATATCGAGAACAAGTGATGCAGAAGATTCGCTCAGGAGATGAAGGAATTTATGAAACCGTTTGTCTGCGTAAGGATGGAAGCACATTTCCGGCTGAGATCAGAGCCAGAGTCATGTCATATCGTGGGCGTACCATCAGGATGGCTGCAATACAGGATATCACTAGTCGTAAGCAGGCTGAAGAAGCAACTGTATTGGCAGAACGTAACCGCTTGGCACAGGAAATTCACGATACTTTAGCACAAGCCTTCACAGTTGTTATTGTCCACTTAGATACCGCCTCACGAAAACTGACGACAGATATAGAAGTAGCACAGAAATTAATCAAAGCAGGGCGAGACTTAGCTCATTCTGGGCTAACTGAAGCACGCCGTTCGATCAAAGCATTACGCTCTCAATTATTGGAGGACGGCAACATTTTTAATGCTCTCAATCGCTTCGCAACACAGATGTTTTCCCCTAGCAATACACATATTGTCTGCCAATTAATAGGCGAGATATACCCCTTGTCTCCAGATGTTGAAAATAACCTACTCCGCATTGGACAAGAAGCATTAACCAATGCCTTCAAATATGCCCAAGCTGGAGAAATCCAAATTGAACTGGCGTATCAAGAAAGCCAGTGCAGCTTGCGAATCAAAGATGATGGACAAGGGTTTGACATCGCCAGTGTATCTGTTATCAACAGCTTTGGGCTTTTAGTCATGAGCGAACGGGCTGAATGCATCGGGGCAAAACTAACAATTCAGAGTTCGCCAGGACAGGGAACAGAAGTTTCAGTGTTAGTCTACCGAGAGTAA
- a CDS encoding SDR family oxidoreductase, whose translation MTSLQNQIILITGASSGIGTACARIFAGAGAKLILAARRLERLQQLKDALIKEFGIEIHLLQLDVRDRNAVESAISTLPPAWSNIDILINNAGLSRGLDKLHEGSFQDWEDMIDTNVKGLLYVSRYVVPGMVSRDRGHVVNLGSIAGHQTYPGGNVYCATKAAVRAISEGLKQDLLGTRVRVTSVDPGMVETEFSEVRFHGNTERAKTVYQGVIPLTADDVADVIFFCVTRSPHVNINEVVLMPVDQASATLVNRRTEK comes from the coding sequence ATGACTTCCCTACAAAATCAAATCATTTTGATTACTGGCGCAAGTAGTGGTATTGGTACTGCTTGTGCGAGAATCTTCGCTGGTGCGGGTGCAAAACTAATCCTAGCAGCACGACGGTTAGAACGTTTGCAGCAGCTAAAAGATGCTCTCATTAAAGAATTTGGTATTGAAATTCATTTATTACAGCTAGATGTGCGCGATCGCAACGCTGTCGAATCTGCCATCTCTACTCTACCGCCTGCCTGGTCTAACATCGACATTCTGATTAACAATGCTGGTCTAAGTCGTGGTTTAGACAAGTTGCACGAAGGCAGCTTTCAAGACTGGGAAGACATGATTGATACTAACGTTAAGGGTTTACTTTATGTTTCCCGTTATGTTGTTCCGGGAATGGTGAGTCGCGATCGCGGCCATGTGGTAAATTTAGGTTCCATTGCCGGACATCAAACCTATCCCGGTGGCAATGTCTACTGTGCTACCAAAGCTGCTGTGAGAGCAATTTCTGAAGGTTTAAAACAAGACTTGTTGGGAACGCGGGTACGTGTAACTTCCGTTGACCCTGGTATGGTGGAAACGGAATTTAGCGAGGTGCGGTTTCACGGAAATACTGAACGTGCTAAAACGGTCTATCAAGGAGTTATCCCACTGACAGCAGATGATGTGGCTGATGTGATATTTTTCTGTGTGACGCGATCGCCCCATGTCAATATTAACGAAGTTGTGCTGATGCCTGTTGACCAAGCTAGCGCTACGTTAGTTAATCGGCGAACAGAAAAATAA
- the murG gene encoding undecaprenyldiphospho-muramoylpentapeptide beta-N-acetylglucosaminyltransferase has translation MANAPIRLLIAASGTGGHLFPAIALAEKLPDYQIEWLGVPNRLETQLVPKEYPLNTIAVEGFQQGFGLSSIRIFGKLAGSIIEVRRILKQGNFQGVFTTGGYIAGPAVIAARSLGLPVVFHESNALPGKVTRFFGPWCSAVALGFEVAAKYLPRAKNVCVGTPVRGQFLDGAINSPLDLAIPDGVPLIVVFGGSQGAVAVNKLVRESAKAWFDAGAYVVHLTGDRDPEADSLKHPQYIALPFYNNMAALLQRATLAISRSGAGSLTELAVCGTPAILIPYPFAAEDHQSYNADVFTSSGAALTLKQSELTAQILQSNVLNLLQSPQELAKMGENAHAIAVPDSAEKLAQLVREVVET, from the coding sequence ATGGCAAACGCACCGATACGATTATTAATAGCTGCCAGTGGGACTGGTGGACACTTGTTTCCAGCGATCGCACTGGCAGAAAAACTTCCAGATTATCAAATCGAATGGCTGGGAGTACCCAATCGGCTAGAAACTCAACTTGTCCCTAAAGAGTATCCCTTGAATACTATTGCAGTTGAGGGGTTTCAGCAAGGGTTTGGACTCTCCTCGATTCGCATCTTCGGTAAACTCGCTGGTTCGATTATAGAAGTCAGACGAATTCTCAAACAGGGAAATTTTCAAGGGGTGTTTACCACTGGCGGTTACATTGCCGGGCCAGCCGTTATTGCGGCACGTTCTCTCGGTTTACCCGTGGTTTTCCACGAATCTAATGCCTTACCAGGTAAAGTAACTCGCTTTTTTGGCCCTTGGTGTAGTGCGGTAGCCTTGGGATTTGAAGTAGCTGCTAAGTATTTGCCTCGTGCCAAAAATGTCTGTGTTGGTACTCCTGTAAGAGGGCAATTTCTCGATGGGGCAATTAATTCACCCCTGGATTTAGCCATTCCTGATGGTGTTCCCTTAATTGTCGTCTTTGGTGGTAGCCAAGGTGCAGTTGCGGTTAATAAGTTGGTGCGCGAGTCTGCAAAGGCTTGGTTTGATGCTGGTGCTTATGTAGTACATTTAACTGGCGATCGCGATCCCGAAGCAGATAGTCTCAAACATCCACAGTACATAGCCTTACCTTTTTACAACAATATGGCGGCGTTGTTGCAACGAGCAACTCTTGCCATTAGTCGTTCTGGTGCCGGTAGCTTGACAGAATTAGCAGTGTGTGGAACACCAGCAATTTTGATCCCTTACCCCTTTGCCGCAGAAGACCATCAATCTTACAATGCAGACGTATTTACTTCATCTGGTGCGGCGTTAACACTGAAGCAATCGGAGTTGACGGCACAAATATTGCAAAGTAATGTGTTGAATTTGTTGCAGTCACCGCAAGAGTTAGCAAAGATGGGTGAAAACGCTCATGCGATCGCAGTTCCCGATAGTGCCGAAAAATTGGCGCAATTAGTGCGTGAGGTGGTGGAAACATAA